A stretch of Imperialibacter roseus DNA encodes these proteins:
- a CDS encoding RNA polymerase sigma factor, with translation MPTDEELIEGCAKEDRHMQYQLYQKYSGQMYAICLRYCKMQQEAEDVLQEGFVKVFNHIKTFRKESSLFYWIKRIVINTALNHQRNKLYMYPMVDVAELRQPSTNHDMLAGLQLEDLMGMIQDLPSGCQTIFNLYAIEGYKHHEIAELLGVTEGTSKSQYARAKQLLQEKLEKLESTNYGSRR, from the coding sequence ATGCCTACTGATGAAGAGTTGATAGAGGGATGTGCCAAAGAGGACAGACACATGCAATATCAGCTATACCAAAAGTATAGTGGGCAGATGTATGCCATTTGTTTGAGGTACTGCAAAATGCAGCAGGAAGCTGAAGATGTTTTGCAGGAAGGATTTGTGAAGGTATTCAACCACATCAAAACATTCCGTAAGGAGTCATCGCTATTTTACTGGATCAAGCGGATCGTGATTAACACTGCGCTCAATCATCAGCGCAACAAGCTTTATATGTATCCGATGGTGGATGTGGCTGAGTTACGGCAACCATCGACGAATCACGACATGCTTGCGGGACTTCAACTGGAAGATTTAATGGGAATGATTCAGGATCTTCCGTCGGGGTGTCAGACAATATTTAACCTGTATGCTATTGAAGGGTATAAACATCATGAAATAGCAGAGCTCCTTGGTGTTACCGAGGGAACCTCCAAGTCGCAGTATGCCAGAGCAAAGCAGCTGCTACAGGAGAAACTTGAGAAATTAGAAAGTACAAATTATGGAAGCCGCAGATAA
- a CDS encoding type IX secretion system plug protein, producing MKHLNYFLLLVIFCLFFTGCLPLEQVANTSTSDAVLELSDRSYEDNIRLVRLFPNSGKTEDTMQPPIVHISQPSALTLKFDEILSDFQQYNAYIVHCNFNWERSALTDMEFLNEYNSYPVNNYQYSQSTIVPYTQYSLELPRVKKSGNYVVVVYRGTNKSDIILSRRFMVFEGGADIQMEVRISSSVAEREENHQVEFSVNYGGLTSTNAYNDFKVMVRQNRRWDNAILNLKPTLVREDQSYMEYRNFTLQNNFKSTREFRFFDIRSLSYNGRNVGKIEKSQNEIRALLLKDASRFSEPYSRMQDLDGNFFIGSTEPNTSDLQTDYVKVMFFLETEKVEATEVYVIGGFNDWQKTPQNRLVYDDLSGMYTASLLLKQGFYNYMYWAKGNDIDPYMFEGYNFQAENEYEVFVYFKTPGSFVDRLVGYQSIIHNGPKN from the coding sequence ATGAAACATCTCAACTACTTCTTACTCCTAGTCATTTTCTGCTTATTTTTCACTGGCTGCCTTCCCCTCGAGCAAGTTGCCAATACCAGCACTTCGGACGCTGTTCTGGAGCTCAGCGACAGATCATACGAAGATAACATCAGGTTGGTTCGCCTTTTTCCAAATTCCGGAAAAACTGAAGATACTATGCAGCCCCCTATCGTGCATATCAGCCAACCTTCAGCGCTCACACTCAAATTTGATGAAATTCTAAGTGACTTCCAGCAATACAACGCCTACATCGTTCACTGCAATTTTAATTGGGAGCGATCGGCCCTTACCGACATGGAGTTTCTCAATGAGTACAACTCCTACCCTGTCAACAACTATCAGTACTCCCAAAGCACCATCGTTCCTTACACGCAATACTCGCTTGAGCTTCCTAGGGTGAAAAAATCCGGAAACTATGTAGTAGTAGTGTATCGGGGAACAAACAAATCAGATATCATATTAAGCAGGCGTTTTATGGTGTTCGAAGGCGGGGCGGATATCCAAATGGAGGTTCGGATTTCGTCGAGTGTTGCAGAAAGAGAAGAAAATCACCAGGTTGAATTCTCTGTTAACTATGGCGGACTAACGTCGACCAATGCTTACAACGACTTTAAGGTAATGGTGCGCCAAAACAGAAGGTGGGACAACGCCATTCTCAACCTGAAACCCACGCTGGTGAGAGAAGACCAGAGCTATATGGAGTACCGAAATTTTACGCTCCAGAACAATTTCAAATCAACAAGAGAATTCAGGTTCTTCGATATCCGATCGCTGAGTTACAACGGTCGCAATGTGGGCAAAATAGAAAAAAGCCAAAATGAAATAAGGGCATTACTTTTGAAAGACGCCTCCCGGTTCAGCGAGCCCTACAGCAGAATGCAGGACCTTGACGGCAACTTTTTCATCGGTTCCACAGAGCCTAACACCAGTGATTTACAGACCGACTACGTGAAGGTGATGTTTTTCCTGGAAACAGAAAAAGTTGAAGCAACCGAAGTGTACGTAATCGGCGGCTTTAACGACTGGCAGAAAACCCCTCAGAACAGGTTGGTCTACGATGATCTCTCGGGCATGTACACCGCATCCTTGTTGCTAAAGCAGGGATTTTACAATTATATGTATTGGGCAAAAGGGAACGACATTGATCCCTACATGTTTGAAGGGTACAACTTCCAGGCTGAAAATGAATACGAAGTGTTCGTTTACTTTAAAACTCCCGGGTCATTTGTAGATCGACTTGTCGGCTACCAGAGCATCATCCACAACGGCCCGAAAAACTGA
- a CDS encoding CRISPR-associated endoribonuclease Cas6, whose translation MLVKGGQKEFIDYPFYNFSGLKGQTKISRQGLHFYSRRVTLVVASNNKAFIDYFLRVLFTFPKVDIGNLMLEPEAVELEDHPEITDASRYICISPIVVLQPSLYDAEAKKFISPETDTFSDLLFESTIQRMEQAGEDPQKIEGIGKFQLVPDEDYLNKIRESQKKFARIYPLYDQDLKYEIRGYTFPFVLYAPKVVQEFIFTCGLGQFCHKGFGMLDIANADPSKRAVTYEFAETTT comes from the coding sequence ATGCTCGTAAAAGGAGGTCAGAAGGAGTTTATCGACTACCCTTTTTACAATTTCAGCGGCCTTAAAGGACAGACAAAGATAAGCAGGCAAGGTTTGCATTTTTACAGCCGGAGAGTTACGCTGGTTGTTGCAAGCAATAACAAGGCTTTTATCGACTACTTCCTCAGGGTGTTGTTTACCTTTCCTAAGGTAGATATTGGCAACTTAATGCTAGAGCCGGAGGCAGTGGAGCTGGAGGATCATCCGGAAATAACTGATGCCTCAAGGTATATTTGCATTTCGCCTATCGTAGTGCTTCAGCCGTCTTTGTATGACGCAGAAGCTAAAAAATTCATTTCACCAGAAACAGACACCTTCTCTGATCTCCTTTTTGAATCCACCATTCAAAGGATGGAGCAAGCCGGAGAAGATCCTCAGAAAATTGAAGGTATTGGTAAGTTTCAGTTGGTTCCTGATGAGGACTATTTAAATAAAATAAGGGAAAGTCAAAAGAAGTTCGCCAGGATATACCCGCTGTATGATCAGGACTTGAAATACGAAATAAGGGGCTATACCTTTCCTTTTGTCCTTTATGCACCTAAGGTGGTTCAGGAGTTTATTTTCACCTGTGGGTTGGGGCAGTTTTGCCACAAGGGCTTCGGTATGCTTGACATCGCCAATGCCGATCCAAGCAAGAGAGCGGTTACCTATGAGTTCGCTGAAACTACTACCTGA